Proteins co-encoded in one Roseiconus lacunae genomic window:
- a CDS encoding EAL domain-containing protein yields the protein MSSVDSSALERLSHGTALSGDVWFLSGSLEPRDTLRHLPIDEVEFTIGRKAGCSLKLQFNTVSGKHAKLSLRDGILYLCDLGSTNGTYVNGERIEGEVVIEEEDLIHFAEAAFRVLRQSPTGQATGTIAKNVCDEALALVQFDRMMSEKLVRPHFQVIVEIDSEAVIGHEILGRGSVFGLESVAAMFHAASQLNLEVELSQLLRWEGIRVGRDLPPRPNLFVNTHPKEMEDSAKLIDSLVKVRRIADNADMVLEIHEASVTNRTVMRELSAAVKDLNIELAFDDFGSGQARLAELIESRPDYVKFDISLIHAIDHADAARRQMLETLVKMVRDLEIKALAEGIETSTEAQACVDIGFDLAQGYYYGRPAPL from the coding sequence ATGAGTTCGGTCGACAGCTCCGCATTGGAACGACTAAGCCACGGAACCGCTTTGTCCGGTGACGTTTGGTTTTTGTCGGGTTCGTTGGAGCCGCGTGACACGCTTCGTCACCTGCCAATCGATGAAGTGGAATTTACGATCGGGCGTAAGGCGGGTTGCTCACTTAAGTTGCAATTCAATACCGTTAGCGGGAAACACGCCAAACTAAGCCTACGCGACGGCATCTTGTACCTTTGCGACTTAGGCAGCACGAATGGCACCTATGTCAACGGCGAGCGAATCGAAGGCGAAGTGGTTATCGAAGAAGAAGATCTAATTCACTTCGCCGAAGCCGCTTTTCGTGTTCTGCGACAGTCACCGACAGGTCAAGCAACCGGTACGATCGCGAAGAACGTTTGCGATGAAGCACTCGCGCTGGTGCAGTTCGATCGGATGATGAGCGAAAAACTCGTCCGTCCACACTTTCAAGTGATAGTCGAAATCGATAGCGAAGCGGTCATCGGTCACGAGATCCTTGGTCGTGGTAGCGTGTTTGGACTCGAGTCCGTCGCGGCGATGTTTCATGCCGCCAGTCAACTGAATTTGGAAGTCGAACTGAGCCAGTTGTTGCGTTGGGAGGGCATCCGCGTTGGGCGGGACCTGCCGCCGCGTCCAAATCTCTTCGTCAATACCCATCCCAAAGAGATGGAAGATTCGGCCAAACTGATCGACTCGCTAGTGAAAGTGCGACGGATCGCTGACAACGCCGACATGGTGCTAGAGATTCACGAAGCGAGCGTGACCAACCGGACTGTCATGCGAGAACTTTCTGCCGCCGTCAAAGACCTAAATATTGAATTGGCCTTCGATGACTTTGGATCCGGCCAAGCCCGACTCGCCGAGTTGATCGAATCACGTCCTGATTACGTCAAGTTCGACATCAGTTTGATTCACGCGATCGATCATGCCGACGCGGCCCGGCGGCAAATGCTTGAAACACTGGTCAAAATGGTTCGCGATCTAGAAATCAAAGCGCTCGCCGAAGGCATCGAAACGTCAACCGAAGCACAAGCCTGTGTCGATATCGGCTTCGATCTCGCTCAAGGCTACTACTACGGCCGTCCGGCGCCCCTCTAA
- a CDS encoding tetratricopeptide repeat protein: MAPISGWLSDASIRASDPIQHPLYLQTIATDVAHRNHSVAGTQHNKTPRRLPKPTATQRAAAQPPATRQTSGEVAASLIGTPIVTDNRADDSTVDRYATNPDLDQFLPRANRGIRATVESAPERERAVAPFADDAPQSPIERAARRLAKIRSTSSVDSTPAKDGRWLQSVTTDSCTHRSQQHLADAYREYRVGAWASAEASAWKALHLIATGIDVADRQTAVSQTSPTAVNDLRNAKLAIVEGREFMTGGASIDFDRLAAIAASHQTPVFQVDLSAGQGLPSGLTSTEATDRYFDYARNKLASLAESQVTAAQALDLLAAIELGRDQQSRLPEETSLCFRRAALQGQPENGSLASRLGMQLADMGLDREAAFTLQHAIDLNGDHDIETAATLAKVVERLGDREAALRLTASLRRQMPQSTPTRRMPEIVELSPDQFAAISPPMNVMASQDLMPHHSVPTRPTSARQSDDRQSTEFAAFRMPRSKQSVAIPSGHAGTPNTLSGRSTQPAGTTHFPEQAATPQRPTSSPVKRFVNKLRFW, encoded by the coding sequence TTGGCACCCATTTCCGGCTGGCTGTCCGACGCATCGATTCGTGCTTCTGATCCGATCCAGCACCCGCTGTATCTCCAAACCATCGCGACCGATGTCGCTCATCGCAATCATTCGGTCGCCGGGACGCAGCACAACAAGACGCCTCGTCGCCTGCCCAAACCGACAGCGACTCAGCGGGCAGCAGCTCAGCCCCCAGCGACCCGACAAACGTCAGGTGAAGTCGCCGCATCACTAATCGGCACTCCCATCGTGACCGACAACCGTGCCGATGATTCAACCGTCGATCGCTATGCGACCAATCCCGACCTAGATCAATTTTTGCCACGAGCAAATCGGGGCATCCGGGCGACGGTCGAATCCGCGCCGGAGCGTGAACGAGCGGTCGCACCATTCGCTGATGATGCCCCGCAATCGCCGATCGAACGTGCCGCGCGACGCCTCGCGAAAATCCGAAGCACTTCATCCGTCGATTCCACACCCGCCAAAGACGGTCGCTGGTTGCAGTCGGTCACCACGGACTCTTGTACGCATCGCAGTCAGCAACACCTCGCTGACGCTTATCGCGAATACCGTGTCGGAGCTTGGGCATCCGCGGAAGCATCGGCATGGAAAGCACTGCACTTGATCGCGACGGGCATCGATGTTGCCGATCGTCAAACCGCCGTTTCGCAAACTTCACCAACGGCGGTGAACGACCTTCGAAACGCCAAATTGGCCATCGTCGAAGGGCGAGAATTCATGACAGGCGGAGCTTCGATTGACTTCGATCGCCTGGCGGCCATCGCGGCCTCTCATCAAACACCAGTCTTTCAAGTTGACTTGTCTGCCGGGCAAGGTCTGCCTTCCGGCTTGACGTCAACCGAAGCAACCGATCGCTACTTTGACTATGCCAGAAACAAACTGGCGAGTTTGGCTGAATCTCAAGTCACCGCCGCACAAGCACTTGATCTTCTGGCCGCGATCGAATTAGGGCGAGACCAACAAAGCCGCTTACCCGAAGAAACATCATTGTGCTTTCGGCGTGCCGCACTTCAAGGTCAACCCGAGAACGGGTCACTCGCGTCACGACTGGGAATGCAACTCGCCGACATGGGCCTGGATCGCGAGGCAGCATTCACACTTCAGCATGCGATCGATCTAAACGGTGATCACGATATCGAGACCGCAGCCACCCTCGCGAAAGTGGTCGAACGATTAGGCGATCGCGAAGCCGCGTTACGTTTGACCGCAAGTCTAAGACGGCAGATGCCGCAGTCGACGCCGACGCGACGAATGCCGGAAATCGTTGAACTTTCTCCCGACCAATTTGCCGCGATCTCCCCTCCGATGAACGTGATGGCTTCACAAGACCTGATGCCCCATCACTCAGTCCCGACGCGACCTACGTCCGCTCGGCAATCTGACGATCGCCAGTCAACGGAATTCGCGGCATTCCGGATGCCCCGTTCAAAACAATCGGTGGCTATCCCATCGGGTCACGCCGGCACACCGAACACATTGTCTGGCCGGTCGACACAGCCTGCCGGAACAACACATTTTCCCGAACAAGCCGCGACCCCGCAGCGGCCCACGTCTTCGCCCGTCAAGCGTTTTGTCAACAAACTGCGATTCTGGTAG
- a CDS encoding polysaccharide biosynthesis/export family protein: MNNQRRTRMEILRSIAILIAMGPFLVATSIDQTSGLYAQTLSSMMHETPSEVTPPGNRQNLVHPTSSVDARFSDDESCGCRNVPGGYPCQSGCPKCMVGVDCGDTCGGEGRWRNMRPMDFDAYGPGGYAGPSRLAHLGVYRLRPGDQIQVFYLITRRQNQGEYRLAPGDEVLIESVADEDLQRGTLERGLVIQPDGTITVRLLGQIHAAGLTVRQLRDVLEQKYTKLYDEPSIDVTPVVVNKLAEDIRNAVGGASGLQQQALTVTVMPDGKIRLPGIGGLCVQGFSLPELKKEINLRYQEIVIGLEAEPILTQQASHFVYVLGNVANPSRIELTTPTTALGAIAQSGGHTPDGNMRQVVVLRRAEDWRLVSTMLDLQGAVYGRRPTPSDEIWLRDGDVVIVPDRPIVRLDNWIDQVFTRGIYGVIPISFDTD, from the coding sequence ATGAACAATCAACGACGAACACGAATGGAGATTCTTCGTTCGATCGCGATTCTGATCGCCATGGGACCGTTCCTAGTGGCTACATCGATCGATCAAACAAGCGGACTGTATGCCCAAACTTTGTCTTCGATGATGCATGAAACGCCTTCCGAAGTCACACCGCCAGGCAACCGACAAAACTTGGTTCATCCGACTTCCAGCGTTGACGCCCGCTTCTCGGACGACGAATCCTGCGGCTGTCGAAATGTCCCCGGCGGTTACCCGTGTCAATCGGGTTGTCCGAAGTGCATGGTCGGGGTCGATTGTGGCGACACTTGTGGCGGCGAAGGACGTTGGCGAAACATGCGGCCAATGGATTTTGACGCCTATGGGCCGGGCGGTTACGCGGGACCTTCACGATTGGCACACTTGGGCGTTTATCGCTTGCGCCCCGGCGATCAAATTCAAGTTTTCTACTTGATCACGCGTCGTCAAAATCAAGGTGAGTATCGATTGGCCCCAGGTGATGAGGTTTTGATCGAATCGGTCGCCGACGAAGATCTTCAACGAGGCACACTTGAACGCGGTTTGGTCATTCAGCCTGATGGGACGATCACGGTCCGATTGCTGGGCCAGATTCATGCGGCGGGTTTGACCGTCCGACAATTGCGAGACGTGCTCGAGCAAAAGTATACAAAACTCTATGACGAACCCTCCATCGACGTTACGCCGGTGGTGGTCAACAAACTTGCCGAAGACATTCGCAACGCGGTCGGTGGCGCAAGCGGACTCCAGCAACAAGCTTTGACCGTAACCGTCATGCCCGACGGCAAAATCCGTTTACCGGGAATCGGTGGCTTGTGCGTGCAAGGATTCTCTCTGCCAGAGTTGAAAAAAGAAATCAACTTACGCTATCAAGAGATCGTGATCGGTCTAGAGGCCGAACCGATCCTGACGCAGCAAGCGTCTCACTTTGTTTACGTACTTGGCAACGTCGCGAATCCTTCGCGCATCGAACTGACCACTCCAACGACTGCTTTGGGAGCCATCGCCCAATCAGGAGGCCACACTCCAGACGGCAACATGCGTCAGGTGGTCGTACTACGACGCGCCGAAGACTGGCGTTTGGTCTCGACAATGTTGGATTTGCAAGGCGCCGTCTATGGCAGACGTCCAACCCCGAGCGACGAAATCTGGTTGCGAGATGGTGACGTGGTCATCGTTCCCGATCGTCCCATCGTCCGCTTGGATAACTGGATCGATCAGGTCTTCACACGTGGAATCTATGGGGTGATCCCGATTTCATTTGACACGGACTGA
- a CDS encoding carbon-nitrogen hydrolase family protein — MLIACAQTDIEFAAVDRNVSRVCQWLEKAAQIDVVDSKKTGRNLGADLVIFPECMLTGYVYETRDSAFKNALTLDSPQLRKVSQTCQACQLLAVIGFIERKDDQIFNACALIGGQGILACYRKVHLPHLGIDRFADRGTQSYEPVEASTARGSQFKLGMAICYDGSFSEPSRCLALNGADLVALPTNWPLEGQQVAEIVPRARSHENNLFFAAANRVGCENGTVFSGQSSICGPDGIVLTAADATSEILIWAEIDIEQARTKRIERVPGAHVIDRFADRQPEYYGRIMRR; from the coding sequence ATGTTGATCGCTTGTGCCCAGACCGACATTGAATTTGCCGCCGTCGATCGCAACGTTTCTCGCGTTTGTCAGTGGCTCGAAAAGGCGGCGCAGATCGATGTCGTGGATTCAAAAAAAACGGGACGCAATCTCGGTGCCGATTTGGTGATTTTTCCCGAGTGTATGCTGACCGGATATGTGTATGAGACACGTGACTCGGCGTTCAAAAACGCCCTCACGCTCGATTCACCGCAACTGCGCAAGGTATCGCAAACCTGCCAGGCATGCCAACTGTTGGCAGTCATCGGTTTCATTGAACGAAAGGATGACCAGATTTTCAATGCATGTGCCCTGATCGGCGGGCAAGGCATCCTGGCATGCTATCGCAAGGTCCATTTGCCGCATTTGGGGATCGATCGGTTTGCCGACCGGGGTACTCAATCGTACGAGCCTGTCGAGGCCTCGACCGCCCGCGGCAGCCAATTCAAGCTCGGCATGGCAATCTGTTACGACGGCTCGTTTTCCGAACCCTCCCGATGCCTAGCCCTCAACGGGGCCGATCTCGTTGCCTTACCGACCAATTGGCCGCTCGAAGGCCAGCAAGTGGCCGAGATCGTTCCACGGGCGAGAAGTCATGAGAACAACCTCTTCTTTGCGGCTGCGAATCGAGTCGGCTGCGAAAACGGAACCGTGTTTTCCGGACAAAGTTCGATCTGTGGTCCTGACGGAATCGTACTCACCGCGGCCGACGCAACGAGCGAGATTTTGATCTGGGCAGAGATCGATATCGAGCAAGCGAGAACGAAACGGATCGAACGTGTACCTGGCGCTCACGTAATCGACCGTTTCGCCGATCGGCAACCCGAATACTACGGCCGGATCATGCGAAGATAA
- the sthA gene encoding Si-specific NAD(P)(+) transhydrogenase: MSDSDFDFDLFVIGTGPGGEGAAMQAVKGGLRVGVAERYRQIGGGCTHWGTIPSKALRYTITNTMNVLKNPVFREMGIHASPTMEQLRRGTAQIIAKQVTMRQSFYDRNDVPIQFGHARFVDDHTVLIDEKEPVRAKQFVIATGTRPYHPPNVDFDHPNIYDSDGILDLAEKPGTITIYGAGVIGTEYASMFRNLGVKVNLVNTRSRLLEFLDDEIVDALAYHLRDQGVVIRHDEVVDRIEGTDDGVILHLKSGKRIKSDVLLWANGRSGNTEELGLENVGLQVNKRGQLEVDQQFQTAREHIYAVGDVIGYPSLASAAYTQGRAAAMHILEQKNGNLRLDDIPTGIYTSPEISSVGQTERQLTEACIPYEVGQSQFKSLARAQIMGTTVGMLKILFHRETLKVLGVHCFGANASEIVHIGQAVMDSQDLNLEYFFETTFNYPTMAEAYRVAALNGYNRLF, translated from the coding sequence ATGAGCGATTCCGACTTTGATTTTGACCTATTCGTGATCGGAACGGGACCCGGCGGTGAAGGCGCCGCGATGCAAGCGGTCAAAGGCGGTTTGCGGGTCGGTGTTGCCGAACGTTATCGTCAGATCGGCGGCGGGTGCACCCATTGGGGAACGATCCCTAGCAAGGCGTTGCGGTATACGATCACCAACACCATGAATGTGCTCAAAAATCCGGTCTTCCGTGAAATGGGCATTCACGCCAGTCCCACGATGGAGCAATTGCGTCGCGGCACCGCACAAATCATTGCCAAACAAGTCACGATGCGGCAATCGTTTTATGATCGAAATGATGTGCCAATTCAATTTGGGCACGCCAGATTCGTTGATGACCATACGGTTCTAATCGACGAGAAAGAACCTGTACGAGCGAAACAGTTTGTGATCGCGACCGGGACCCGGCCTTATCATCCGCCCAATGTCGACTTCGATCATCCGAATATCTATGACAGCGATGGGATCCTGGACCTCGCGGAAAAACCCGGCACGATCACGATCTATGGTGCGGGGGTGATCGGGACCGAGTACGCCTCGATGTTTCGCAACTTGGGCGTCAAAGTTAACTTAGTCAACACGCGTAGCCGGTTGCTTGAATTTCTTGATGATGAAATCGTCGATGCACTCGCCTACCATCTCCGCGATCAAGGTGTCGTCATCCGGCATGACGAAGTCGTTGATCGAATCGAAGGGACCGACGATGGCGTGATCTTGCATCTTAAAAGTGGCAAACGTATCAAATCGGATGTTTTGTTGTGGGCCAACGGGCGTAGCGGAAACACCGAGGAATTGGGACTCGAAAACGTTGGCTTGCAGGTCAATAAGCGAGGACAACTCGAAGTCGACCAGCAGTTCCAAACCGCTCGAGAACACATCTATGCCGTCGGCGATGTGATCGGATATCCGTCGCTTGCCAGTGCGGCCTATACTCAGGGCCGCGCCGCCGCGATGCACATCCTCGAACAAAAAAACGGAAATCTGCGACTCGACGATATCCCAACGGGTATCTACACCAGTCCAGAAATCAGTTCGGTGGGCCAGACAGAGCGTCAACTCACCGAAGCTTGCATTCCCTACGAAGTCGGCCAATCTCAATTCAAGAGTCTTGCTCGCGCGCAAATCATGGGCACGACCGTGGGGATGTTAAAAATTCTGTTTCACCGCGAAACACTCAAAGTCCTCGGCGTGCACTGTTTCGGTGCGAACGCATCGGAAATCGTCCACATCGGCCAAGCGGTCATGGATTCACAGGATTTGAATTTGGAGTATTTCTTCGAAACAACGTTTAATTATCCGACCATGGCCGAAGCGTATCGCGTCGCCGCGCTAAATGGATACAACCGGCTCTTCTAA
- a CDS encoding DUF2235 domain-containing protein translates to MGKNIVVCCDGTGNEFEIDQTNVLRLHYALQTDENQVAFYSPGVGTFSPSMALTRPGQALSRTMGLALGVGYRQTIEHAYWFIVEHFEPGDRIYLFGFSRGAYTVRIIAALLHGVGILWRGNRHLVQYALSEIESRRRKRINFERLTRFRKQFSRPLYEKPFIFLGAWDTVSSISWAYDYLRYAYSANNPSVSVVRHAVAIDEYRAFFAQNLFTRREDQDFKEVWFAGSHSDIGGGYCEAESGLAKITMQWMVMQAFQAGVVFDPIRVQKLLAAETPSSYADQLHRSLTWRWWGAELFPKQTHGMRIPRPHLARRRQLIAWGRGKKLVRRKPVIHETAIRRYEDQSLNYRPKNWPTEYDVEPEIETP, encoded by the coding sequence ATGGGCAAGAACATCGTTGTTTGCTGTGACGGAACCGGGAATGAGTTTGAAATCGATCAAACGAATGTCCTTCGTTTGCACTATGCATTGCAGACCGACGAGAACCAAGTTGCGTTCTATTCACCGGGAGTCGGTACGTTCAGCCCATCGATGGCGTTGACTCGGCCGGGACAGGCTCTGAGCCGAACGATGGGGCTTGCACTCGGCGTTGGCTACCGCCAGACGATCGAGCATGCGTATTGGTTCATCGTCGAACATTTTGAGCCCGGCGACCGGATTTATTTATTCGGTTTTAGTCGTGGTGCCTACACCGTTCGTATCATCGCGGCGCTATTGCACGGCGTTGGGATTCTATGGCGAGGCAATCGTCATCTCGTTCAGTACGCGCTTTCAGAAATCGAAAGTCGTCGCCGGAAGCGAATCAACTTTGAGCGACTCACACGATTCCGAAAACAGTTTTCGCGTCCCCTCTATGAAAAACCCTTCATCTTTCTCGGGGCTTGGGATACGGTGTCATCGATCTCATGGGCGTACGACTATCTACGTTACGCTTACTCCGCGAACAATCCAAGCGTCAGCGTGGTACGGCACGCGGTGGCGATTGACGAGTATCGGGCATTCTTTGCGCAGAACCTTTTCACGCGTCGCGAAGACCAAGACTTCAAGGAGGTCTGGTTTGCCGGGTCACATTCGGACATCGGCGGAGGCTACTGCGAGGCCGAAAGTGGTTTGGCGAAGATCACGATGCAGTGGATGGTAATGCAAGCGTTTCAGGCCGGTGTTGTCTTTGATCCGATCCGCGTTCAAAAGTTACTCGCCGCAGAAACACCTTCGTCTTATGCCGATCAGCTTCATCGATCGTTGACATGGAGGTGGTGGGGGGCCGAGCTGTTTCCGAAGCAAACTCATGGGATGCGCATCCCGCGTCCCCACTTGGCAAGACGTCGTCAACTGATCGCATGGGGCCGTGGCAAAAAACTGGTACGTCGGAAACCTGTGATCCACGAAACGGCGATCCGACGCTATGAAGATCAGTCACTGAATTACCGGCCCAAAAACTGGCCGACGGAGTACGACGTCGAACCGGAAATTGAGACGCCTTAG
- a CDS encoding carboxylate-amine ligase — protein sequence MSKFHFHANASHTLGVELELGIVNTQNYSLTSRSNELLDAVPMPAREFCKHELMQCCVEVISGVCDSVGEARRDLSGKLLPLQSAADDLGLELWWGATHPFSHWLDQVVTDDERYQGLMRLLQVMARRLITFGLHVHVGVDSGDKAVMICDRIMQYLPMLLALSASSPYWENRDTGLHSYRSKVMEGLPTAGLPTLMRNWSEYVWLVNHMVDTGFINTIREIWWDVRPHHNFGTVEVRMCDMPGNMDHVCGLTALIQCLVKYLSDEIDNGMYQFDCHPMMVRQNKWRAARYGASATLVNTFDYTEKRVPEIANDLVDKLREVAQDLRCESELLFVREIAIEGDWAQRQRQLLKKEGDPQAIVKQLNQQSRIQTV from the coding sequence ATGAGCAAATTCCATTTTCATGCCAATGCATCACACACCCTTGGCGTGGAATTGGAACTTGGAATTGTCAATACGCAGAACTATTCGCTGACATCACGCAGCAATGAGTTGCTCGATGCGGTACCGATGCCGGCGCGAGAATTTTGCAAACACGAGTTAATGCAATGTTGCGTCGAGGTCATCAGTGGTGTTTGCGATTCCGTCGGGGAAGCACGCCGGGATCTGAGCGGCAAACTTTTGCCACTGCAATCGGCCGCCGACGATTTGGGATTGGAGCTATGGTGGGGAGCGACGCATCCGTTTAGTCATTGGCTGGACCAAGTCGTCACCGACGATGAACGGTATCAAGGTCTGATGCGCTTGCTGCAAGTGATGGCGCGACGACTGATCACGTTCGGCTTGCACGTGCATGTCGGAGTCGACAGCGGTGACAAGGCGGTCATGATCTGCGACAGAATCATGCAATATCTGCCGATGCTGCTGGCCTTGTCTGCGAGTAGCCCCTACTGGGAAAACCGTGACACCGGGCTGCATTCCTACCGCAGCAAGGTAATGGAAGGCTTGCCAACTGCCGGTTTGCCAACCTTGATGCGGAACTGGAGTGAATACGTTTGGTTGGTCAATCACATGGTCGACACCGGGTTCATCAATACGATCCGTGAAATCTGGTGGGACGTTCGCCCGCATCATAATTTTGGCACCGTCGAAGTCCGCATGTGCGACATGCCGGGAAACATGGATCATGTTTGTGGCTTAACTGCATTGATTCAGTGCCTCGTCAAATATCTCAGTGACGAAATCGACAACGGCATGTACCAGTTCGACTGTCACCCAATGATGGTCAGGCAGAACAAATGGAGGGCCGCACGATATGGGGCATCGGCGACGTTGGTCAATACGTTCGATTACACCGAGAAGCGTGTGCCTGAGATCGCAAACGACCTGGTCGACAAACTTCGCGAAGTGGCTCAAGATTTACGATGTGAGTCGGAGTTGCTGTTTGTTAGAGAGATCGCCATCGAGGGTGATTGGGCCCAACGTCAGCGACAGTTGTTAAAAAAGGAAGGTGATCCGCAAGCGATCGTCAAACAGTTGAACCAGCAATCACGAATCCAAACGGTTTAA
- a CDS encoding amidohydrolase, which yields MNLPTEKKTTPWIEEIHTLSAKYHEDWIALRRYLHQHPELSGEETLTTNELKSRLCALQLPVRLAGDSRGLTADLVTDSSLADEPRLAIRGDIDGLPIQDEKMVPYRSCKAGVMHACGHDVHATVVVAAMQILKEMDKSGTLPWPIAVRAVLQPAEEISEGALHMIHHKALSDVDAIIALHVDPTRQVGCIGIREGALTAACDQFEIQIQGQGGHGARPHLAKDPIEACVSLIEALYRRINRAIDPHHTVVISIGTVQAGHSANVIPDTATASGTLRTLHPSARRKALETIDVICESVKQEFGVDVRLKWGTTAPAVINDKKLVGLIHDAIVDTLNPGAVEWIDVPSMGSEDFSFYLEHVPGAMFRLGVSGSQVGAAPLHTGTFDIDEQAIAHAAKLFASTAIRYFDPARR from the coding sequence ATGAATCTGCCGACCGAAAAAAAGACCACTCCGTGGATCGAAGAAATTCACACTCTCTCGGCAAAATACCACGAAGATTGGATCGCGCTGCGGCGATACCTACACCAGCATCCTGAGCTATCCGGTGAAGAAACGTTAACGACGAACGAACTGAAATCACGTCTTTGTGCGTTGCAGTTGCCGGTCCGACTGGCCGGCGATAGTCGTGGACTAACGGCTGACTTAGTGACAGATTCAAGCTTGGCCGATGAACCACGGTTGGCTATCCGAGGCGACATCGACGGTTTGCCTATCCAAGACGAAAAGATGGTGCCATACCGAAGTTGCAAAGCAGGAGTCATGCATGCCTGTGGTCATGACGTGCATGCGACCGTTGTTGTCGCGGCGATGCAAATCTTAAAGGAAATGGATAAATCTGGCACACTGCCGTGGCCCATCGCAGTCCGTGCGGTGCTCCAGCCTGCCGAAGAGATTTCCGAAGGCGCTCTTCACATGATCCATCACAAAGCGCTTTCGGACGTTGACGCAATCATCGCGTTACACGTTGACCCGACGCGGCAAGTTGGCTGTATCGGCATTCGGGAAGGCGCGTTAACGGCGGCTTGCGACCAATTTGAAATTCAAATTCAAGGGCAAGGCGGTCACGGTGCGCGGCCTCATCTTGCCAAAGATCCCATCGAAGCCTGTGTGTCGCTGATCGAGGCGCTATACCGAAGAATCAATCGGGCGATCGACCCACACCACACCGTCGTGATTTCGATCGGTACCGTTCAAGCGGGACACAGTGCGAATGTCATCCCTGATACCGCGACCGCCTCGGGGACGTTGCGGACGCTGCACCCGTCGGCCAGACGCAAGGCACTGGAGACAATTGATGTGATCTGTGAATCGGTCAAGCAGGAGTTCGGCGTCGACGTGCGTTTAAAATGGGGAACAACAGCACCCGCGGTGATCAACGACAAAAAGCTTGTCGGTCTGATTCATGATGCGATCGTCGACACGCTAAACCCCGGTGCGGTCGAGTGGATTGACGTTCCGAGTATGGGCAGCGAAGATTTCTCGTTTTATTTAGAGCATGTTCCGGGGGCGATGTTTCGTCTTGGAGTCTCCGGTTCGCAGGTCGGCGCCGCGCCGTTGCACACCGGAACGTTCGATATTGACGAACAGGCGATCGCACATGCCGCTAAACTATTCGCATCTACCGCAATCCGTTACTTCGATCCGGCCCGACGATGA